The DNA sequence GCGAGCGTGATACAGGGAACGCCCACGGTCTGTCAACCCGGCTCCGAACGAGTTCCTTGTGAGGGCCGCGGGCCCGTGGTATCCTTCGCCCATGATCCTGGTGGGGCTGACAGGCGGACTGGCGACCGGCAAGAGCTCGGTCGCGCGCCTCTTTCAAGACAACGGAGCCTACGTCATCGACGCCGACGAACTGGCGCGGCAGGTCGTCCAGCCGGGCAAGCCGGCCTGGTGCGATATCGTGCGCACCTTCGGCAAACAGGTCGTGAATCCGGATCGCACGCTGAACCGCGCAGCCCTCGCCGAGGTGATCTTCCGGAACGAGGCCAAACGCCGGCGGCTGAATGCCATCGTCCATCCGCGCGTCGCACGGGCGCAAGCGAGGCTGACGGCGGCGATCGCCAAGAAAGACCCCAACGCCATCGTCCTCTACGA is a window from the Nitrospirota bacterium genome containing:
- a CDS encoding dephospho-CoA kinase, with the protein product MILVGLTGGLATGKSSVARLFQDNGAYVIDADELARQVVQPGKPAWCDIVRTFGKQVVNPDRTLNRAALAEVIFRNEAKRRRLNAIVHPRVARAQARLTAAIAKKDPNAIVLYDVPLLFEAGVDQRVDKIIVVTADRATQIKRLMTRNGFTRAEALRRLRAQMPLREKIARADEVIDGTLSFAQTKGEVERIVSELKPLA